One Delphinus delphis chromosome 3, mDelDel1.2, whole genome shotgun sequence genomic region harbors:
- the HOMER3 gene encoding homer protein homolog 3 isoform X1 has product MSTAREQPIFSTRAHVFQIDPATKRNWIPAGKHALTVSYFYDATRNVYRIISLGGAKAIINSTVTPNMTFTKTSQKFGQWADSRANTVYGLGFASEQHLTQFAEKFQEVKEAARLAREKSQDGGELTSPALGLTAHQVPPSPLVSSNGPGDEKLFRSQSADAPGPAERERLRKMLSEGSVGEVQWEAEFFALQDSNNKLASALREANAAAAQWRQQLEAQRAEAERLRQRVAELEAQAATAEPPAVSEKEGPGQSLEQLEALVQTKDQEIQTLKSQTGGPREAPDSAEREETQQKVQELETRNAELEHQLRATERSLEEARVERERARAEVGRAAQLLDVRLFELSELREGLARLAEGTP; this is encoded by the exons ATGTCCACAGCCAG GGAGCAGCCCATCTTCAGCACACGGGCGCACGTGTTCCAGATCGACCCGGCCACCAAGCGGAACTGGATCCCCGCGGGCAAACACGCACTCACTGTCTCCTACTTTTACGATGCCACCCGCAACGTCTACCGAATCATCAGCCTTGGGGGTGCCAAG GCCATCATCAACAGCACTGTCACCCCCAACATGACATTTACCAAAACGTCCCAGAAGTTCGGGCAGTGGGCAGACAGTCGCGCCAACACCGTCTATGGCCTTGGCTTTGCCTCTGAGCAGCATCTGACTCAG TTTGCCGAGAAGTTCCAGGAAGTGAAGGAAGCAGCGAGGCTGGCACGGGAGAAATCTCAGGATGGGGGAGAGCTCACCAGTCCAGCCCTGGGGCTCACTGCCCACCAG GTGCCCCCGAGCCCCCTCGTCAGCTCCAACGGCCCCGGCGACGAGAAGCTATTCCGCAGCCAGAGCGCGGACGCTCCCGGCCCCGCTGAGCGCGAGCGGCTCAGAAAGATGCTGTCCGAGGG CTCGGTGGGCGAGGTGCAGTGGGAGGCCGAGTTCTTCGCGCTTCAGGACAGTAACAACAAGTTGGCGAGCGCCCTGCGAGAGGCCAACGCCGCCGCCGCCCAGTGGAGGCAGCAGCTGGAGGCCCAGCGCGCAGAGGCCGAGAGGCTGCGACAGCGG GTGGCTGAGCTGGAGGCCCAGGCTGCCACCGCCGAGCCACCCGCGGTCAGTGAGAAGGAGGGACCCGGCCAGTCGCTGGAGCAGCTGGAGGCACTAGTGCAAACTAAGGACCAG GAGATCCAGACGCTGAAGAGCCAGACTGGTGGTCCCCGTGAGGCCCCAGACAGCGCCGAGCGTGAGGAGACACAGCAGAAGGTGCAG GAACTGGAGACCCGAAACGCAGAGCTGGAGCACCAGCTGCGGGCAACGGAGCGCAGCCTGGAGGAGGCACGGGTAGAGCGGGAGCGGGCACGGGCCGAGGTGGGCCGGGCCGCGCAGCTGCTGGACGTCAGGCTGTTTGAGCTGAGCGAGCTGCGGGAGGGCCTGGCCCGCCTGGCCGAGGGCACGCCCTGA
- the HOMER3 gene encoding homer protein homolog 3 isoform X2, whose product MSTAREQPIFSTRAHVFQIDPATKRNWIPAGKHALTVSYFYDATRNVYRIISLGGAKAIINSTVTPNMTFTKTSQKFGQWADSRANTVYGLGFASEQHLTQFAEKFQEVKEAARLAREKSQDGGELTSPALGLTAHQVPPSPLVSSNGPGDEKLFRSQSADAPGPAERERLRKMLSEGSVGEVQWEAEFFALQDSNNKLASALREANAAAAQWRQQLEAQRAEAERLRQREIQTLKSQTGGPREAPDSAEREETQQKVQELETRNAELEHQLRATERSLEEARVERERARAEVGRAAQLLDVRLFELSELREGLARLAEGTP is encoded by the exons ATGTCCACAGCCAG GGAGCAGCCCATCTTCAGCACACGGGCGCACGTGTTCCAGATCGACCCGGCCACCAAGCGGAACTGGATCCCCGCGGGCAAACACGCACTCACTGTCTCCTACTTTTACGATGCCACCCGCAACGTCTACCGAATCATCAGCCTTGGGGGTGCCAAG GCCATCATCAACAGCACTGTCACCCCCAACATGACATTTACCAAAACGTCCCAGAAGTTCGGGCAGTGGGCAGACAGTCGCGCCAACACCGTCTATGGCCTTGGCTTTGCCTCTGAGCAGCATCTGACTCAG TTTGCCGAGAAGTTCCAGGAAGTGAAGGAAGCAGCGAGGCTGGCACGGGAGAAATCTCAGGATGGGGGAGAGCTCACCAGTCCAGCCCTGGGGCTCACTGCCCACCAG GTGCCCCCGAGCCCCCTCGTCAGCTCCAACGGCCCCGGCGACGAGAAGCTATTCCGCAGCCAGAGCGCGGACGCTCCCGGCCCCGCTGAGCGCGAGCGGCTCAGAAAGATGCTGTCCGAGGG CTCGGTGGGCGAGGTGCAGTGGGAGGCCGAGTTCTTCGCGCTTCAGGACAGTAACAACAAGTTGGCGAGCGCCCTGCGAGAGGCCAACGCCGCCGCCGCCCAGTGGAGGCAGCAGCTGGAGGCCCAGCGCGCAGAGGCCGAGAGGCTGCGACAGCGG GAGATCCAGACGCTGAAGAGCCAGACTGGTGGTCCCCGTGAGGCCCCAGACAGCGCCGAGCGTGAGGAGACACAGCAGAAGGTGCAG GAACTGGAGACCCGAAACGCAGAGCTGGAGCACCAGCTGCGGGCAACGGAGCGCAGCCTGGAGGAGGCACGGGTAGAGCGGGAGCGGGCACGGGCCGAGGTGGGCCGGGCCGCGCAGCTGCTGGACGTCAGGCTGTTTGAGCTGAGCGAGCTGCGGGAGGGCCTGGCCCGCCTGGCCGAGGGCACGCCCTGA